A window of the Carassius gibelio isolate Cgi1373 ecotype wild population from Czech Republic chromosome B16, carGib1.2-hapl.c, whole genome shotgun sequence genome harbors these coding sequences:
- the LOC127975209 gene encoding cbp/p300-interacting transactivator 3-like, which yields MAEHMMMPMNHGQGNGGLHGYRMGMNGGLQAGPQQHAPQPGLRAMPNGQMMHYGAGPQGNMEAAMRQRANMVGPMNGQMGHHQMQSTNMMFNNQGQQQQHHVQQHQQHHHMHQVQQQQPPPQQQQQQQQQQQYMSGGLTSQQLMASMHLQKLNTQYHGHPLGHMNGNHMGNGAQFRMGQAQLSNMQHMAGPALSLNGMDADLIDEEVLTSLVMELGLDRVQELPELFLGQNEFDFISDFVSKQQPSTVSC from the coding sequence ATGGCAGAGCACATGATGATGCCAATGAACCACGGACAGGGTAACGGGGGTCTGCATGGCTACCGGATGGGCATGAATGGAGGCCTGCAGGCGGGCCCCCAGCAGCATGCACCCCAGCCCGGGCTGAGAGCAATGCCCAATGGACAGATGATGCACTATGGAGCGGGGCCTCAGGGAAACATGGAGGCTGCCATGCGCCAGAGGGCCAACATGGTGGGGCCTATGAATGGACAGATGGGTCACCACCAAATGCAGTCAACTAACATGATGTTCAACAACCAGGGCCAGCAGCAGCAACATCACGTTCAGCAGCACCAACAGCACCACCACATGCACCAAGTGCAGCAGCAACAGCCtccaccacaacaacaacaacaacagcagcaacaacaacagtaCATGAGCGGGGGTCTCACTTCCCAGCAGCTCATGGCTAGCATGCACCTTCAGAAACTCAACACCCAGTACCATGGACACCCTCTGGGACACATGAACGGCAACCACATGGGGAACGGGGCACAGTTCCGCATGGGTCAGGCCCAGTTGAGCAACATGCAGCATATGGCCGGCCCGGCTCTCAGTCTCAATGGCATGGATGCCGATCTGATTGACGAGGAAGTGTTGACATCGCTGGTCATGGAACTAGGACTGGACAGGGTGCAGGAACTCCCTGAACTCTTTCTAGGACAGAACGAGTTTGACTTTATCTCGGACTTTGTGAGCAAACAGCAGCCAAGCACCGTTAGCTGCTAA
- the LOC127974830 gene encoding polycomb protein SCMH1, translating to MKKPVPQKAIEWKDGKRIKHARSGRPSRVPSQYQGHFSWEKYLKEKGAVAAPSHCFRQSTTPPVNEFKAGMKLEAQDPRNTTSTCIATVVGLTGSRLRLRLDGSDNKNDFWRLVDSSEIQPIGNCEKNGGMLQPPLGFRLNASSWPMFLLKTLNGAEMAPARIFHKQEPAAPEQNCFQVGMKLEAVDRKNPHFICPATVGALRGVEVLITFDGWRGAFDYYCRYDSRDIFPVGWCALTGDNLQPPGTKVGSPKALGAIGSLPEGGIEGTGMPPTPGRPPPQKKRKPGRKKTKLSGPWGQKGALGSQTGQPGKELESVKIPKKRGPKPGSKLSWAKRTAWLEGTIGGPGRPISKPRGKLPANWPPKVQQNPTDPIKIPKKRGPKPGSKRKPRLGPNPIPTSPSTSTPEPDTSSVPLDNATIPSSALQAPTVCVYLNKYGKVGPHLDARRIQSLPDHFGPGRASSVLQQCVQACVDCAHNQSSVFSCLKPGYGGELISAYFEQQHHTLTLPAVNSVTYVLRLLEKLCHNLHCDPLFGSQPVPVGGLHYDSRMYTERRNFGESLNSGPGRGTKRFLQHDAYNSNSAPHKIAKNHRLSSEEPFLMENGVGSSEVLKKTHLSSGHVFAMRSLSQNSSSPRKLHRLGSTGSECFLSSRESPRPSGQDPNLWTVEDVMQFIRDIDPQLGPHADLFRKHEIDGKALLLLRSDVMMKYMGLKLGPALKLTFHIDRLKQGR from the exons ATGAAGAAACCTGTACCACAGAAAG CTATTGAGTGGAAAGATGGCAAACGAATCAAGCACGCTCGCAGTGGTCGCCCCTCTCGTGTCCCATCACAGTACCAAG ggcATTTCAGTTGGGAGAAGTACCTAAAAGAGAAAGGAGCAGTTGCTGCTCCTTCTCACTGCTTTAGACAG AGCACAACCCCTCCGGTGAATGAGTTTAAAGCTGGCATGAAGTTGGAAGCTCAGGATCCCAGAAACACTACATCTACCTGCATTGCTACTGTGGTGGGCCTGACGGGCTCCCGCCTCCGCCTGCGGCTGGATGGTAGCGACAACAAGAATGATTTCTGGCGCCTGGTGGACTCCTCAGAAATCCAGCCCATTGGGAATTGCGAGAAGAACGGAGGAATGCTGCAGCCGCCACTTG GGTTCCGTTTGAATGCATCATCATGGcccatgtttttattaaaaacactcaACGGAGCTGAAATGGCCCCAGCCCGAATCTTTCACAAG CAAGAACCAGCTGCCCCggagcaaaactgttttcaggtGGGGATGAAGCTGGAGGCAGTGGACAGGAAGAATCCTCACTTCATCTGTCCTGCCACAGTGGGCGCGCTGCGGGGCGTGGAGGTTCTGATCACCTTCGATGGCTGGCGGGGCGCTTTTGATTACTACTGCCGCTACGATTCCAGAGACATCTTTCCAGTCGGCTGGTGTGCACTCACAGGAGACAACCTGCAGCCGCCAGGCACTAAAG ttgggtcACCAAAGGCGCTAGGTGCAATTGGTTCCCTACCAGAAGGTGGCATAGAGGGGACAGGCATGCCACCTACACCCGGCAGACCCCCACCCCAGAAGAAACGTAAGCCTGGCCGCAAGAAAACCAAACTATCTGGGCCCTGGGGTCAGAAAGGAGCACTTGGTTCCCAGACAGGCCAGCCTGGAAAGGAACTGGAATCTGTTAAAATCCCGAAGAAACGAGGCCCCAAACCAGGGAGCAAG CTAAGCTGGGCCAAGAGGACAGCGTGGCTTGAAGGAACAATCGGAGGTCCTGGTAGACCTATCAGCAAACCTAGAGGCAAACTGCCAGCCAACTGGCCCCCGAAAGTGCAGCAGAACCCAACAGATCCCATTAAGATACCAAAAAAGAGAGGCCCCAAACCCGGCAGCAAG AGAAAACCCAGATTGGGACCCAACCCTATTCCCACCTCCCCAAGCACTAGCACTCCAGAACCAGACACCAGCTCAGTTCCGCTGGACAACGCCACCATTCCCAGCTCTGCCTTACAGGCACCTACAG TATGTGTCTACCTGAATAAGTATGGGAAAGTGGGTCCCCATCTGGATGCACGCCGAATCCAGTCACTGCCAGATCACTTTGGGCCAGGCCGAGCTTCCTCTGTGCTGCAGCAGTGTGTTCAAGCCTGTGTTGACTGTGCACATAACCAGAGCTCAGTCTTTTCCTGCCTCAAACCAGGCTATGGAGGAGAGCTCATATCAG CCTATTTTGAGCAGCAGCACCACACTCTAACACTGCCGGCAGTGAATAGTGTGACGTATGTGCTACGCTTGCTGGAGAAACTCTGTCACAACCTGCACTGTGACCCATTATTTGGCAGTCAGCCCGTCCCCGTGGGAGGACTTCACTATGACAGCCGGATGTACACAG AAAGGAGAAACTTTGGAGAAAGTCTGAATTCTGGACCTGGTCGGGGCACTAAGAGGTTCCTCCAACATGATGCCTACAACAGCAACTCTGCACCGCACAAAATAGCTAAAAACCACCGTCTCTCCTCGGAAG AGCCCTTCCTGATGGAGAATGGGGTTGGCAGCTCGGAGGTGCTGAAGAAAACACACTTGTCCTCTGGACATGTCTTTGCAATGCGTTCCCTTTCTCAAAATAGCAGCTCTCCGCGGAAACTACATCGTCTGGgctcaacag GTTCAGAGTGTTTTCTGAGCTCGAGGGAAAGCCCGCGACCCAGTGGACAAGACCCCAACCTGTGGACGGTGGAAGATGTTATGCAATTCATCAGAGACATTGACCCTCAGCTCGGACCCCATGCAGACCTCTTCCGTAAACAT GAAATTGATGGCAAAGCACTCCTCCTGCTCCGCAGTGATGTCATGATGAAATACATGGGGCTGAAGTTGGGTCCTGCCCTTAAACTCACCTTCCACATTGACAGACTGAAACAGGGCCGTTGA